The Deltaproteobacteria bacterium genomic interval ATGTGTGGGCCTTAAGTAAGGGTCATCGGCCTTGAGCTCGGGCCACTCGACAAAAAGGCCCCGGTAGGGCCTCACATCGGCCAAGCCAAGGTCCTCAGAACTTAGGCCAGAGTTTGATCGGTAGAGATCAAGATGAGCATACCAATGGCCGTCAATCTCATACTCATTCATGTACGTATAGGTTGGTGAGGTAACTGGCACCACGCGCGGCAGGCCAAGCTGACGCAGTACCTCCCCCGTAATGGTGG includes:
- the tsaE gene encoding tRNA (adenosine(37)-N6)-threonylcarbamoyltransferase complex ATPase subunit type 1 TsaE codes for the protein MPVDKLWTKTISLNDLGALGFNLATELMAWNGEHPFCLWLIGPLGVGKTTITGEVLRQLGLPRVVPVTSPTYTYMNEYEIDGHWYAHLDLYRSNSGLSSEDLGLADVRPYRGLFVEWPELKADDPYLRPTHTLELDFGPNSDERKVSFSRVNQ